A single Streptococcus thermophilus DNA region contains:
- a CDS encoding DUF2273 domain-containing protein → MEWFKKYQYSFLSGLAGVILACFILSYGFFKTLFVLICATLGVGVGYYIQQKQLFK, encoded by the coding sequence ATGGAATGGTTTAAAAAATACCAATATTCATTTCTTTCCGGATTGGCGGGTGTTATCTTAGCTTGCTTCATCCTATCCTATGGTTTTTTTAAGACTTTATTTGTCTTGATTTGTGCCACTCTAGGAGTTGGAGTTGGATATTACATTCAACAAAAACAATTATTTAAATAG
- a CDS encoding Asp23/Gls24 family envelope stress response protein — MSNVEKKVEEVKGELTYEDKVIQKIIGLSLENIPGLLAINGGFLSNLTEKLINTENVASGVNVEVGKKQVAVDLNVIVEYQTNVPELYKKIKEVVVSEISKMTNLEVVEVNVDVVDIKTKEQHEADSVSLQDRVTGAVESTSEFASDKFENAKQGLGDGLSAAKEKVKGVAEDTKETAKAEPRVH, encoded by the coding sequence ATGTCAAATGTAGAAAAAAAAGTAGAAGAAGTAAAAGGCGAATTGACCTACGAAGATAAAGTCATTCAAAAAATTATTGGTCTTTCTTTAGAAAATATTCCAGGTTTGCTGGCCATTAATGGTGGATTTCTCTCAAACCTAACTGAAAAACTTATCAATACTGAAAACGTTGCAAGCGGAGTCAATGTTGAAGTAGGTAAAAAGCAAGTTGCTGTTGATTTGAACGTAATTGTTGAATATCAAACGAATGTTCCTGAACTATACAAGAAAATCAAAGAGGTTGTTGTTTCAGAAATTTCTAAGATGACTAATTTGGAAGTGGTTGAAGTTAATGTAGATGTTGTTGATATCAAGACTAAAGAGCAACATGAAGCAGACTCAGTAAGCCTACAAGATCGAGTAACTGGAGCTGTTGAATCAACAAGTGAATTTGCTTCCGATAAGTTTGAAAACGCAAAACAGGGATTGGGTGATGGCCTCTCAGCTGCAAAGGAAAAAGTTAAAGGAGTTGCCGAAGATACCAAAGAAACTGCTAAAGCAGAACCAAGAGTTCACTAA
- a CDS encoding CsbD family protein, protein MSVEEKLNQAKGAIKEGVGKVTDDKKTEKEGAAEKVVSKVKEVSEDAKDAVKGAIEDVKNMVKKDDK, encoded by the coding sequence ATGTCAGTAGAAGAAAAACTTAATCAAGCTAAAGGCGCTATTAAAGAAGGTGTCGGAAAAGTAACTGATGATAAAAAAACTGAAAAAGAAGGAGCTGCTGAAAAAGTAGTTTCAAAAGTTAAAGAAGTTTCCGAAGATGCCAAAGATGCTGTTAAAGGAGCAATTGAAGATGTTAAAAATATGGTTAAAAAGGACGATAAATAA
- a CDS encoding dicarboxylate/amino acid:cation symporter produces the protein MNNYYNKYKSSIGLQMISAVIIGTIFGSLLPQFSSIYQFLGKAFISLVSMVILPLVFPVIVLSVAEILNKESLGKLILKSILYFFIITTIITGIFVTGSYLLKFGQGIDIGQQKTSLNDLTNNTNLNDFLLGIIPANIFKSLSQGSLLPVVVFAIFLGFGIGSLENRKNSIFINALHVWVDAIYKIVELIIKWVAPFGVFGFIASDVATTGFEKLISLGEFVIGTYVAYSILALFFYPLLAYIFELNYFQLIKSIWNLLLLAFISGSSSVVLPELLKRLKNNGSDENITDLVVPLGYTFNLQGAAVYFSIATIYIVNVYNINLSTSQIIYTIFILSLIGKTAATVPSGAIVVLLASATMLGLPKEGVALIFAVDFFVNAGRTALNVLGQGMTVLIIEKLNKKYLF, from the coding sequence ATGAATAATTATTATAATAAATACAAATCTTCCATTGGGTTACAGATGATAAGTGCAGTTATTATTGGTACAATCTTTGGTTCTCTACTTCCTCAATTTTCTAGTATATATCAATTTCTGGGGAAAGCTTTTATATCATTGGTCAGTATGGTAATCTTACCATTGGTATTTCCAGTCATTGTCCTCTCTGTTGCTGAAATACTTAATAAAGAATCATTAGGAAAACTAATTTTGAAAAGTATCCTATATTTTTTTATCATTACTACAATTATTACTGGAATATTCGTAACTGGTTCTTATCTATTAAAATTTGGTCAAGGAATTGATATTGGTCAACAAAAGACATCATTAAATGACCTTACTAACAACACTAACTTAAACGACTTCTTACTTGGAATCATACCTGCAAATATATTCAAGTCATTATCACAAGGTTCTCTCCTTCCAGTTGTAGTTTTTGCAATTTTCCTTGGCTTTGGAATCGGTAGTTTAGAAAATAGGAAAAATTCAATTTTTATCAACGCTTTACATGTATGGGTTGATGCTATATACAAGATAGTTGAGCTAATTATTAAGTGGGTGGCCCCTTTCGGAGTCTTCGGATTCATTGCAAGCGATGTCGCTACTACAGGGTTTGAAAAATTAATTAGTTTAGGCGAATTTGTAATTGGTACTTATGTTGCTTATAGCATTTTAGCTTTGTTTTTTTACCCATTACTTGCATATATTTTTGAATTAAACTATTTTCAATTAATAAAAAGTATATGGAATCTTTTACTACTTGCATTTATCTCAGGGAGTTCGAGTGTAGTCCTTCCTGAACTTCTTAAAAGATTAAAAAATAACGGATCTGACGAGAATATTACTGACTTAGTTGTTCCCCTAGGCTATACTTTTAATTTGCAGGGAGCTGCTGTATACTTTTCAATTGCCACAATTTATATTGTTAATGTATACAATATAAATCTGTCGACTTCTCAGATAATCTATACCATTTTTATACTCTCGCTTATCGGAAAAACTGCAGCAACTGTTCCTTCTGGCGCAATTGTAGTTCTACTTGCTTCAGCAACAATGTTAGGACTTCCTAAAGAAGGTGTTGCATTAATCTTTGCAGTTGACTTTTTTGTCAATGCTGGCAGAACAGCTTTGAATGTCCTTGGACAAGGAATGACAGTTTTAATTATTGAGAAATTGAATAAAAAATATTTATTTTAA
- a CDS encoding ATP-grasp domain-containing protein, with product METSKVYIIHENLEWTQHLVNWLEHYEIPYELWDLSSGYLNLQEEPPKGIFYNRMSASSHTRNHRYAPEYTEQVISWLEFHNRKVINSIDAINFEVSKVKQYLKLNEVGITTPKTIAVLGSKNIIEAARKLNIYPLITKHNRAGKGLGVKLFNNEEELNNYVTGPLFEPSIDGITLLQEYVKPKDGRIRRSEFINQKFLYTVSIDSSDGFQLCPADECNIGSRSEQLETSNKFEITDPLPLERQNMFEKFLNSAKIDVAAIEWIESENGKIYVYDVNTNTNYNPEAEKRANLFAHEHLALYLQDLLKTL from the coding sequence ATGGAAACTTCAAAAGTTTATATAATACATGAAAATTTAGAATGGACTCAACATTTAGTAAATTGGTTGGAACATTATGAAATTCCATATGAACTATGGGATCTATCTAGCGGATATTTAAATCTTCAAGAAGAACCTCCTAAAGGAATATTTTATAATAGGATGTCCGCATCTTCACATACAAGAAATCACCGCTATGCTCCAGAATACACTGAACAGGTTATTTCTTGGTTAGAATTCCATAATAGAAAAGTTATAAATAGTATCGATGCAATCAATTTTGAAGTTAGTAAAGTTAAACAGTATCTAAAGCTAAATGAAGTTGGAATTACAACCCCAAAAACAATTGCTGTCCTTGGTTCAAAAAACATAATTGAAGCAGCAAGAAAATTAAATATTTATCCTTTAATTACTAAACATAATAGAGCTGGTAAAGGATTAGGTGTCAAACTATTTAATAATGAAGAAGAATTAAATAACTATGTTACAGGACCTCTTTTCGAACCTTCAATTGATGGCATTACTTTATTACAAGAATATGTAAAACCTAAAGACGGTAGAATTAGAAGATCTGAATTTATTAATCAAAAATTTCTATATACAGTATCAATTGACTCATCTGATGGTTTCCAACTTTGTCCTGCGGATGAATGTAATATTGGAAGTCGCTCCGAACAGTTAGAAACATCAAATAAATTCGAAATAACTGACCCACTTCCTCTCGAACGTCAGAATATGTTCGAAAAATTTTTGAATTCAGCAAAAATTGATGTGGCAGCAATTGAGTGGATAGAATCTGAAAACGGAAAAATCTATGTATACGATGTGAATACTAATACAAATTATAATCCCGAAGCTGAAAAACGTGCTAATCTTTTTGCCCATGAACATCTTGCACTCTATTTACAAGATTTACTAAAAACATTATAG
- a CDS encoding YbaB/EbfC family nucleoid-associated protein — translation MMNMQNMMKQAQKLQKQMEKSQAELAATTFTGKSAQDLVVAELTGDKKVVNITFADAVVDPDDVETLQDMTVQALNDALGQIDEATKKSMGAFAGKLPF, via the coding sequence ATGATGAACATGCAAAACATGATGAAGCAAGCACAAAAGCTTCAGAAACAAATGGAAAAAAGTCAAGCTGAATTGGCTGCTACAACTTTCACTGGAAAATCAGCCCAAGACTTGGTCGTTGCTGAATTAACTGGTGACAAAAAAGTGGTTAACATCACTTTTGCTGATGCTGTTGTGGATCCTGATGATGTGGAAACACTTCAAGATATGACTGTTCAAGCCCTTAACGATGCTCTTGGACAAATCGACGAAGCTACTAAAAAATCAATGGGTGCCTTTGCAGGCAAATTGCCATTCTAA
- a CDS encoding MerR family transcriptional regulator: MSTFSTGELAKAAEVSVRTVQYYDQRGILTPSEVTEGGRRIYHESDLERLQVICFLRDLDFSIKQIKKLLQEENREQVLELLLTDQIESLEKSSKEIEVKLKRARHLQKATAKWRQLSLDDLSDISRLMENQKSWRHLQLRMYGSVVLTSLLYLIGLLIVIYYFKYPRGLFIVCPAFLIAINLVVFHYRKQFEYLCPNCHKIFGPSFKEFALASHTPRTRKLTCPHCHMKAYCLELAKSQTK, from the coding sequence ATGTCGACGTTTTCAACAGGAGAGTTGGCTAAAGCAGCAGAAGTGTCTGTCAGGACTGTTCAGTACTATGATCAACGAGGTATTTTGACGCCATCTGAAGTCACAGAAGGTGGTCGGAGAATCTATCACGAATCAGACTTGGAACGCCTGCAAGTTATTTGTTTCTTAAGAGATTTGGACTTCTCAATCAAACAAATCAAGAAACTCTTGCAAGAGGAGAATAGGGAACAGGTTTTAGAGCTTTTGTTGACAGACCAAATCGAGAGTTTGGAAAAGTCTTCGAAGGAAATAGAGGTCAAACTAAAACGTGCCCGTCACTTGCAAAAAGCAACTGCTAAGTGGCGTCAACTTTCACTGGACGATTTGTCAGACATTTCACGTCTTATGGAAAATCAAAAATCATGGCGTCATTTGCAGTTGAGAATGTATGGGAGTGTCGTTCTAACCTCCCTTCTTTATCTGATAGGTCTACTGATAGTTATTTATTATTTTAAGTATCCTAGAGGTTTGTTTATTGTCTGCCCTGCATTTTTAATAGCCATAAATTTAGTGGTGTTTCACTATAGAAAGCAGTTTGAATACCTCTGTCCTAACTGTCATAAGATCTTTGGTCCTAGTTTTAAAGAGTTTGCTCTTGCAAGTCATACACCAAGGACTCGTAAACTGACTTGCCCTCATTGTCATATGAAGGCCTACTGTCTGGAGTTGGCCAAAAGTCAAACAAAATGA
- a CDS encoding 3'-5' exonuclease has protein sequence MENLETYIAFDLEFNTVDGVSHIIQVSAVKMGQHKEVDQFDSFVYSNVPLQSFINGLTGITADKIAKAPKLESVLAEFKAFIGNTPLIGYNALKSDLPILAENGLNLEEQYALDVFDEAFDRRASDLNGILNLKLTSVADFFGIKGHGHNSLEDARMTAQIYEEFLELDENTKLLEQQEEVSNNPFAALGLGGLFD, from the coding sequence ATGGAAAATTTAGAAACATATATTGCCTTTGATTTGGAGTTTAATACGGTGGATGGCGTTAGCCATATCATCCAAGTGTCGGCGGTTAAAATGGGACAGCACAAGGAAGTGGACCAGTTTGATTCTTTTGTCTATTCGAATGTTCCTTTGCAGTCCTTTATCAATGGTTTAACAGGGATTACAGCAGATAAGATTGCCAAGGCTCCAAAGTTAGAGTCGGTTTTGGCAGAGTTTAAGGCATTTATTGGTAATACACCACTTATCGGTTATAATGCACTTAAATCAGATTTGCCTATTCTAGCTGAAAATGGTTTAAACTTGGAAGAGCAATATGCTTTAGATGTTTTTGACGAGGCTTTTGACCGTCGTGCTTCTGATTTGAATGGTATTCTTAACCTTAAGTTGACTAGTGTGGCAGATTTCTTTGGAATTAAGGGACATGGTCATAACAGTTTGGAGGATGCTCGTATGACTGCACAGATTTACGAGGAGTTTCTCGAATTAGATGAGAATACCAAACTTTTGGAGCAACAGGAAGAAGTCAGTAACAATCCTTTTGCTGCCTTAGGTTTGGGTGGCCTTTTCGACTAG
- a CDS encoding DUF536 domain-containing protein has product MSIEMTVSEIAEILGVSRQAVNNRVKQLPEEDTEKNAKGVTVVKRSGLIKLEEIYKKTIFEDEPIDEETKQRELLEILVDEKNSEIARLYAQLKAKDEQLSNMDNQLRVKDVQIAEKDKQIDQQQQLTLTAMKDKEELKLELDEAKVEIDEAKAQVEKIQIKQEETAKKGFFGRLFGK; this is encoded by the coding sequence ATGAGTATTGAAATGACCGTCAGCGAGATTGCTGAAATCCTTGGCGTTAGTCGTCAAGCAGTCAATAATCGTGTCAAACAACTTCCAGAAGAAGATACTGAAAAAAATGCTAAAGGAGTTACTGTCGTTAAGCGTAGTGGCTTGATTAAGTTGGAGGAAATCTACAAGAAAACCATATTTGAAGATGAGCCAATTGATGAAGAAACAAAACAACGTGAGTTGTTAGAGATTCTTGTAGACGAGAAAAACTCTGAGATTGCTCGTCTCTATGCTCAGTTGAAGGCCAAGGATGAGCAGTTGTCAAACATGGACAATCAATTGCGTGTCAAAGACGTGCAAATTGCTGAAAAAGACAAGCAAATTGATCAGCAGCAGCAATTGACCTTGACTGCTATGAAGGACAAAGAAGAGCTTAAATTGGAGCTTGATGAAGCTAAGGTAGAGATTGACGAAGCCAAGGCTCAAGTGGAAAAAATCCAGATTAAACAAGAAGAAACTGCTAAAAAAGGTTTCTTTGGACGTCTATTTGGAAAATAA
- a CDS encoding metal-sulfur cluster assembly factor, giving the protein MKNFRNDIKINDLAQPFLEQIIEQMTTVFDPEIELDIYNLGLIYEINIDENGYCYFLMTFTDTGCGCEETMPYEIAEKLKAIDGINSVKVETTYSPVWKMTRISRYGRIALGISPRGGK; this is encoded by the coding sequence ATGAAAAACTTCCGTAATGATATCAAAATCAATGATTTGGCCCAGCCCTTCTTAGAGCAAATTATTGAACAAATGACTACTGTATTCGACCCTGAAATTGAGCTAGATATCTACAATCTTGGTTTGATTTATGAAATCAACATTGATGAAAATGGTTACTGCTACTTCCTTATGACCTTTACCGATACTGGCTGTGGCTGTGAAGAGACCATGCCATATGAAATCGCTGAAAAACTAAAAGCAATTGATGGCATTAATTCTGTCAAAGTAGAAACCACTTACTCACCAGTCTGGAAGATGACCCGTATTAGTCGTTATGGCCGTATTGCCCTAGGTATCTCACCTCGGGGCGGAAAATAA
- the ilvD gene encoding dihydroxy-acid dehydratase, producing the protein MEENIVSENNMKHRSSVYDSMVKSPNRAMLRATGMTDDSFEKPIVGVISTWAENTPCNIHLHGFGQIAKEGVKDAGAWPVQFGTITVADGIAMGTPGMRFSLTSRDIIADSIEAAMGGHNVDAFVAIGGCDKNMPGSMIAIANMDIPAIFAYGGTIAPGNLNGKDIDLVSVFEGIGKWNHGDMTAEEVKNLECNACPGPGGCGGMYTANTMATAIEVMGMSLPGSSSHPAESAEKKTDIEEAGRAVVKMLEMGLKPSDILTREAFEDAITVTMALGGSTNATLHLLAIAHAANVDLTLEDFNDFQERVPHLADLKPSGQYVFQDLYNVGGVPAVMKYLLKNGFLHGDRITCTGKTVAENLEAFDDLTPGQKVIMPLENPKRADGPLIILKGNLAPEGAVAKVSGVKVRNITGPAKVFDSEEDAIEAVLSDEIVDGDVVVVRFVGPKGGPGMPEMLSLSSMIVGKGQGDKVALLTDGRFSGGTYGLVVGHIAPEAQVGGPIAYLRTGDMVTVDQDTKEITMHVPDEELAKRKAETELPPLYSRGVLGKYAHIVSSASRGAVTDFWNMDKSGKA; encoded by the coding sequence ATGGAGGAAAATATCGTGTCTGAAAATAACATGAAACACCGTTCTTCTGTCTACGATAGCATGGTTAAATCACCTAACCGTGCTATGCTTCGTGCGACTGGGATGACGGATGATAGTTTTGAAAAGCCTATTGTTGGGGTTATCTCAACTTGGGCTGAGAACACGCCATGTAATATCCACTTGCACGGTTTTGGTCAAATTGCCAAAGAGGGTGTCAAAGATGCGGGTGCTTGGCCAGTTCAATTTGGTACAATTACCGTTGCAGATGGTATTGCCATGGGGACACCAGGGATGCGTTTCTCATTGACATCTCGTGATATTATTGCTGACTCAATCGAAGCTGCTATGGGTGGTCACAATGTCGATGCCTTTGTTGCTATTGGTGGCTGTGATAAGAACATGCCAGGTTCAATGATTGCTATTGCCAACATGGATATTCCAGCTATTTTTGCTTACGGTGGTACGATTGCACCGGGTAATCTTAACGGTAAGGATATCGACTTGGTTTCTGTTTTCGAAGGTATCGGTAAATGGAACCACGGAGATATGACTGCCGAAGAGGTTAAAAATCTTGAATGTAATGCCTGCCCTGGCCCTGGTGGTTGTGGTGGTATGTATACTGCTAACACAATGGCAACAGCAATTGAGGTTATGGGGATGAGCCTTCCAGGATCATCATCTCACCCTGCAGAATCAGCTGAGAAGAAGACTGATATCGAAGAAGCAGGTCGTGCAGTTGTAAAAATGCTAGAAATGGGACTTAAGCCATCAGATATCTTGACACGTGAAGCCTTTGAAGATGCCATCACAGTTACAATGGCGCTTGGCGGTTCAACAAATGCCACTCTTCACTTGCTTGCTATCGCTCATGCGGCTAACGTTGATTTAACGCTTGAAGACTTCAACGATTTCCAAGAGCGCGTGCCTCACTTGGCTGACTTGAAGCCTTCAGGTCAATATGTCTTCCAAGACCTTTACAATGTTGGTGGTGTGCCAGCCGTTATGAAATATCTTCTTAAGAATGGTTTTCTTCACGGTGATCGTATCACGTGTACTGGTAAGACTGTTGCAGAAAATTTGGAAGCTTTCGATGATTTGACACCAGGTCAAAAAGTTATCATGCCACTTGAAAATCCTAAACGTGCCGATGGTCCATTGATTATCTTGAAAGGTAACTTGGCCCCAGAAGGTGCTGTTGCCAAAGTATCAGGTGTTAAAGTGCGTAACATTACTGGTCCTGCTAAAGTATTTGACTCAGAAGAAGATGCCATCGAGGCAGTTCTTTCTGACGAAATCGTTGACGGCGATGTAGTTGTTGTACGTTTTGTAGGTCCTAAGGGTGGTCCTGGTATGCCAGAAATGTTGTCATTGTCATCAATGATTGTTGGTAAAGGACAAGGAGACAAGGTTGCCCTCTTGACTGATGGACGTTTCTCAGGTGGTACTTACGGACTTGTTGTAGGTCATATTGCTCCTGAAGCTCAAGTTGGTGGACCGATTGCCTACCTCCGTACAGGTGATATGGTTACAGTTGACCAGGATACCAAAGAAATCACTATGCATGTACCAGACGAAGAGTTGGCGAAACGTAAAGCAGAAACTGAGTTACCACCACTTTATAGCCGTGGTGTCCTCGGTAAGTATGCTCACATCGTTTCATCAGCATCACGTGGTGCGGTTACTGACTTCTGGAATATGGATAAATCAGGTAAAGCTTAA
- a CDS encoding NAD(P)/FAD-dependent oxidoreductase yields the protein MEYFDTIVIGGGPAGMMATIASAFYGQQTLLIEKNKRLGKKLAGTGGGRCNVTNNGTLDDLLAGIPGNGRFLYSVFSQFDNHDIIAFFEDNGVKLKVEDHGRVFPKTDKSRTIIQALENKIQELGDTILTNTEVVSVKKVDEQFQVKSADQIFTSDKLIVTTGGKSYPSTGSTGFGHDIARHFKLHVTDLEAAESPLLTDFPHKALQGISLDDVTLSYGKHKITHDLLFTHFGLSGPAALRLSSFVKGGEIAHLDFLPNQCQENLKTYFEENREKSVKNTLKGLVPERVAEFLAGDKADSKIKQLHPKDLENLISQLKGMEIPITGKMSLAKSFVTKGGVDLKEINPKTLESKKVPHLHFAGEVLDINAHTGGFNITSALCTGWVAGIQSPWD from the coding sequence ATGGAATATTTTGATACTATCGTTATTGGTGGGGGACCTGCTGGCATGATGGCGACCATCGCCTCAGCCTTTTATGGCCAACAAACCCTTCTGATTGAAAAAAATAAACGTCTCGGTAAGAAACTAGCTGGTACTGGTGGTGGACGTTGTAACGTCACTAACAATGGAACTCTGGACGATCTCTTAGCAGGTATTCCAGGTAATGGACGTTTCCTCTATAGCGTCTTTTCTCAATTTGATAATCACGATATTATTGCTTTTTTCGAGGACAATGGTGTCAAACTCAAGGTTGAGGACCACGGTCGTGTTTTCCCTAAGACAGATAAATCACGTACTATTATCCAAGCTCTGGAAAATAAAATCCAAGAACTAGGTGATACTATTCTCACTAATACGGAAGTTGTCTCTGTCAAAAAAGTCGATGAACAATTTCAAGTTAAGTCTGCAGACCAGATTTTTACTAGTGATAAACTCATCGTCACAACTGGGGGAAAATCTTATCCATCAACAGGTTCAACTGGTTTTGGTCACGATATCGCCCGACATTTCAAACTCCATGTTACTGATCTTGAAGCTGCAGAAAGTCCACTCCTAACCGACTTTCCACATAAGGCTTTACAGGGAATTTCTCTTGACGATGTCACGCTATCTTATGGAAAACACAAGATTACTCATGACCTTCTTTTCACTCATTTTGGCCTATCTGGACCGGCTGCCCTACGTTTATCTAGCTTTGTCAAAGGCGGTGAAATAGCTCATCTAGATTTTCTTCCTAACCAATGCCAAGAAAATCTCAAGACCTACTTTGAGGAAAATCGCGAGAAATCTGTTAAAAACACTCTCAAAGGTCTAGTGCCTGAGCGTGTCGCTGAATTTCTAGCAGGAGATAAGGCGGATAGCAAAATTAAACAACTCCATCCCAAAGATTTGGAAAATCTTATCAGTCAACTCAAGGGGATGGAAATTCCAATTACGGGCAAAATGTCACTTGCCAAATCCTTTGTAACCAAAGGTGGCGTAGACCTCAAGGAGATTAATCCTAAAACCCTAGAAAGTAAAAAAGTCCCTCACCTACATTTTGCAGGAGAGGTACTTGATATCAATGCCCACACCGGTGGCTTTAATATTACAAGCGCCCTCTGTACTGGTTGGGTAGCAGGAATTCAGAGCCCTTGGGACTAA
- the trmB gene encoding tRNA (guanosine(46)-N7)-methyltransferase TrmB translates to MRVRKRKGAEEHLANHPQYVILEPEAAKGKWHQIFGNDNPIHIEVGSGKGAFITGMAQQNPDINYIGIDIQLSVLSYALDKVLASGAENVKLLRVDGSALTNYFEDGEVDMMYLNFSDPWPKSRHEKRRLTYKTFLDTYKQILPKNGEIHFKTDNRGFFEYSLTSFSQYGMILNKVWLDLHASDYEGNVMTEYERKFSEKGQAIYRVEAQFKD, encoded by the coding sequence ATGCGAGTTAGAAAACGTAAAGGTGCAGAGGAACACCTAGCTAACCATCCTCAGTATGTTATCCTTGAGCCAGAAGCTGCTAAAGGTAAGTGGCACCAGATTTTTGGCAATGACAATCCTATCCATATTGAGGTGGGGTCTGGTAAGGGAGCCTTCATTACTGGAATGGCCCAACAAAATCCTGATATCAACTACATTGGTATTGATATCCAGTTATCTGTTTTGAGTTATGCCTTGGACAAGGTCTTGGCCTCAGGTGCTGAAAATGTCAAACTCTTGCGTGTGGATGGATCTGCTTTGACCAACTATTTTGAAGATGGTGAAGTGGACATGATGTATCTCAACTTCTCAGATCCATGGCCCAAGAGCCGTCACGAGAAACGTCGTTTGACCTACAAGACTTTCCTAGATACTTATAAGCAAATTTTGCCTAAAAATGGAGAGATTCACTTTAAGACAGACAATCGAGGATTTTTCGAATACAGTTTGACGAGTTTCTCACAGTATGGAATGATTCTTAACAAAGTGTGGTTGGATCTTCATGCAAGTGATTATGAGGGCAACGTTATGACTGAGTACGAGCGAAAGTTTTCAGAAAAAGGTCAAGCTATCTACCGAGTAGAGGCTCAGTTTAAAGATTAA
- the ccrZ gene encoding cell cycle regulator CcrZ, whose protein sequence is MTSTDKDLSLTPLKGNSGKAYMGTYPNGDRVFVKMNTTPILAALAKEQIAPQLLWAKRLGNGDMMSAQEWLDGRILTKHDMNSKQIIQILGNLHRSKHLVNQLLQLDYHIENPFDLLHEWEENAAYQLRENSFLQDVVRDLKRHLPEFRAEIATIVHGDARHSNFVITTSGLIYLVDWDSVRLTDRMYDVAQILSHYIPLAHWPQWLSYYGYKNNDLVLDKIYWYGQFSYLTQISKFFDNRDLEHANREIYELRKFRETLHRY, encoded by the coding sequence GTGACATCAACAGATAAAGATTTGAGCCTGACTCCTCTCAAAGGAAATAGTGGTAAGGCCTATATGGGGACTTATCCAAACGGAGACCGTGTCTTTGTGAAGATGAATACAACACCAATCTTGGCAGCTCTTGCCAAGGAACAGATTGCGCCCCAGCTCCTGTGGGCTAAGCGTCTGGGAAATGGTGATATGATGAGTGCACAGGAGTGGCTTGATGGTCGTATTTTGACCAAACATGACATGAACAGTAAACAGATTATCCAAATTCTTGGTAATCTGCACCGCTCTAAACACTTGGTTAATCAGCTCTTGCAGTTGGATTATCATATTGAAAATCCTTTTGATCTTCTACACGAGTGGGAGGAAAATGCTGCCTATCAATTGCGTGAGAATAGTTTCCTTCAAGATGTTGTTAGAGATTTGAAACGTCATCTTCCAGAGTTTCGTGCAGAGATTGCGACCATTGTTCATGGCGATGCGCGTCATAGTAACTTTGTTATTACAACCTCAGGATTGATTTATTTGGTTGATTGGGATTCTGTACGTCTAACTGACCGTATGTATGATGTAGCACAGATTCTTAGCCATTACATTCCTTTGGCTCACTGGCCACAGTGGTTGTCTTATTATGGTTACAAGAACAATGACCTTGTTTTGGATAAGATTTACTGGTATGGACAATTTTCATATTTGACACAAATTTCCAAATTCTTTGATAACCGTGATTTGGAACATGCCAATCGAGAAATTTATGAGCTGCGTAAGTTCAGAGAGACCTTGCACAGATATTAG